In Streptomyces sp. NBC_00683, the DNA window ACCTGGGGCCATAGGTTGATCCGCATGGAGGAGCTGGACCGTCAGATCGTGGAGTTGCTCGTCAAGGACGGGCGGATGAGCTACACCGACCTGGGCAAGGCCACGGGCCTGTCCACCTCGGCCGTTCATCAGCGTGTCCGCAGGCTGGAGCAGCGCGGGGTGATCCGTGGCTATGCCGCGGTCGTCGACCCCGAAGCCGTCGGCCTGCCCCTCACCGCGTTCATCTCGGTGAAGCCGTTCGATCCGAGCGCGCCCGACGACATCGCCGAACGTCTCGCCGGTGTCCCGGAGCTCGAGGCCTGCCACAGCGTCGCGGGCGACGAGAACTACATCCTCAAGGTGCGGGTCGCCACCCCCCTGGAGCTGGAGCACCTGCTGACCCGGATCCGCTCGCTGGCCGGAGTCTCCACCCGTACGACCGTCGCCCTCTCCACGCCGTACGAGGCCCGCCCTCCGCGTATCTGAGACGCGCGGGGCGCGGGGGCGCCGCCCTCCGCCGGGGAGGGTGCTGCCCTCCGTCGAGGGGGGTGCGGACCGAGGCGGTCCGGGCAGGCGCGAGACTGGTCCCATGACCGAGAGCACCGCCCTTCAGAGCGACCACCGCACCGTGCTGCTGCGCGGTGGAGACGTCCACAGCCCCGCCGACCCGTTCGCGACCGCGATGGTCGTCGAACGCGGGCATGTCGCCTGGGTGGGCTCCGAAGGGGCTGCCGACGCCTTCGCGAGCGGCGTCGACGAGGTGATCGACCTGGAAGGGGCCCTGGTCACCCCGGCGTTCACCGACTCCCACGTCCACACCACGTCGACCGGACTGGCCCTCACGGGGCTGGACCTCTCGGGCGCGCGCACGCTCGCCGACGCCCTCGGGCTCGTGCGTGCGTACGTGAAGAGCCATCCGGGGGAGCGGGTCGTCCTCGGCCACGGCTGGGACGCGACGCGCTGGCCCGAGCAGCGGCCCCCCTCGCGCGCGGAACTCGACGCGGCGGCCGCCGGCCTGCCGGTCTACCTGCCCCGTGTCGACGTGCACTCCGCGGTGGTCACCACGGCGCTCCTGGACCTCGTTCCCGGCGTCACCGCGCTCACCGGCTACCACCCCGACGCTCCTCTGACCGGCGCCGCCCACCATGCGGTGCGCGCCGCCGCCCACGGCGCCGTCACCCCGCGGCAGCGTGCCGAGGCCCAGCGTGCCGCGCTCGCGCAGGCGGCCTCGCTCGGCATCGGGACGGTGCACGAGTGCGCCGGCCCCGAGATCTCGGACGAGGAGGACTTCACCGCGCTGCTGAAGATCGCCGCCGAACAGTCGGGCCCCCGGGTCTTCGGATACTGGGCCGAGCGGATCGAGGACGCCAAGGGCGCCGCCCGGATCCGAGAGCTCGGAGCCGTCGGCGCGGCCGGGGACCTCTTCGTCGACGGGTCCCTGGGCTCGCACACCGCCTTCCTCCACGAGCCGTACGCCGACGCGCCCCACACCGGCACCGCCCACCTGGACGCGGCGCAGATCGCCGCGCATGTCACGGCCTGCACCGAGGCGGGACTGCAGGCGGGGTTCCACGCCATCGGCGACGCCGCGGTCTCCGCGGTCGTGGCGGGCGTACGGGCCGCCTCCGAGACTCTCGGGCTCGCCCGGATCCGCGCCGCCAGGCACCGGGTGGAGCACGCCGAGATGCTCACCCCCGAGACCATCGCCGGTTTTGCCGAGCTGGGGCTCACCGCATCCGTCCAGCCC includes these proteins:
- a CDS encoding Lrp/AsnC family transcriptional regulator, producing MEELDRQIVELLVKDGRMSYTDLGKATGLSTSAVHQRVRRLEQRGVIRGYAAVVDPEAVGLPLTAFISVKPFDPSAPDDIAERLAGVPELEACHSVAGDENYILKVRVATPLELEHLLTRIRSLAGVSTRTTVALSTPYEARPPRI
- a CDS encoding amidohydrolase produces the protein MTESTALQSDHRTVLLRGGDVHSPADPFATAMVVERGHVAWVGSEGAADAFASGVDEVIDLEGALVTPAFTDSHVHTTSTGLALTGLDLSGARTLADALGLVRAYVKSHPGERVVLGHGWDATRWPEQRPPSRAELDAAAAGLPVYLPRVDVHSAVVTTALLDLVPGVTALTGYHPDAPLTGAAHHAVRAAAHGAVTPRQRAEAQRAALAQAASLGIGTVHECAGPEISDEEDFTALLKIAAEQSGPRVFGYWAERIEDAKGAARIRELGAVGAAGDLFVDGSLGSHTAFLHEPYADAPHTGTAHLDAAQIAAHVTACTEAGLQAGFHAIGDAAVSAVVAGVRAASETLGLARIRAARHRVEHAEMLTPETIAGFAELGLTASVQPAFDAAWGGPDGMYAGRLGAERAGTLNPYAALLRAGVPLAFGSDSPVTPLDPWGTVRAAAFHRTPEHRISVRAGFTAHTRGGWRAVGRDDAGVLVPGAPADYAVWRTGELVVQAPDDRVSRWSTDPRSGTPGLPDLTPGSELPVCLRTVVFGQTVYVRPNE